One segment of Panicum virgatum strain AP13 chromosome 1K, P.virgatum_v5, whole genome shotgun sequence DNA contains the following:
- the LOC120652824 gene encoding uncharacterized protein LOC120652824: MEAAGKTVAISSLLLNLALFLPCLSAAVSSNLSSHPSMSKGPIHHVNPYVERHCQSVLSSAAALRSDPDSAGVLKYELSFVNGDWTQDAVQAPLLRSHGIGSYADAAAAGPDESPQGEGVPLASFMLLHMDMDPVPRRGARTAFHASGILSLTITRRNCCCSSMEPSAARHFEELRPGVARLLVWFQGVYTETKSSASGGGGERVYMFIF, encoded by the coding sequence ATGGAAGCCGCCGGCAAGACAGTCGCCATCTCCAGCTTGCTACTGAATCTTGCCTTGTTCTTGCCATGTctctccgccgccgtctcctccaACCTGTCCTCCCATCCAAGCATGTCCAAAGGACCCATCCACCACGTCAACCCCTACGTCGAGCGGCACTGCCAGTCCGTgctctcctccgccgcggcgctcaGGTCCGATCCTGACAGCGCCGGCGTCCTCAAGTACGAGCTGTCCTTCGTAAATGGCGACTGGACCCAGGACGCCGTCCAAGCTCCCCTGCTTCGCTCCCATGGAATTGGAAGCTacgccgatgccgcggcggCTGGTCCTGATGAATCTCCCCAAGGTGAAGGGGTTCCCCTTGCGTCCTTCATGCTCCTGCACATGGACATGGACCCGGTGCCGCGGCGAGGAGCTCGAACCGCCTTCCACGCCAGCGGGATCCTCAGCCTTACCATCACCCGCCGCAACTGCTGCTGCTCGTCCATGGAGCCAAGCGCGGCGCGGCATTTCGAGGAGCTCCGGCCAGGGGTCGCCAGGCTCCTTGTGTGGTTCCAGGGTGTGTACACGGAGACGAAGTcgtcggcgagcggcggcggcggcgagagggtgTACATGTTTATTTTTTGA